In Helicobacter ibis, a genomic segment contains:
- the pyrH gene encoding UMP kinase — MIKRVLVKFSGEALAGENGFGIDSSILKYIALELKSLVTLGVQVGIVIGGGNFVRGVSASESGLIKRTSGDHMGMLATVINGIAMQEALEYHGVDVRVQSALEIKEVCETYINRRAIRHLEKGRVVIFVAGTGNPFFTTDTAATLRAIEIESEMIIKATKVNGVYDKDPAKFSDAIMLKNISYEQALKDNIKVMDDTAIALAKDNSLPIVVCNMLLEGNLLKIIQKDENAVFSRVSN; from the coding sequence ATGATAAAAAGAGTTTTAGTTAAATTTTCTGGCGAGGCTTTAGCTGGTGAGAATGGTTTTGGCATTGATAGCTCTATTTTAAAGTATATTGCACTTGAGTTAAAATCTCTAGTAACGCTTGGAGTGCAAGTTGGAATCGTAATTGGTGGTGGGAATTTCGTGCGTGGTGTTAGTGCTTCAGAGAGTGGTCTTATTAAGAGAACTAGTGGCGATCACATGGGAATGCTAGCGACAGTTATAAATGGAATTGCAATGCAAGAGGCATTGGAATATCATGGTGTTGATGTAAGAGTGCAGAGTGCTTTAGAGATTAAAGAAGTGTGCGAGACTTACATTAATAGACGAGCTATTAGGCATTTAGAGAAAGGTAGAGTAGTGATTTTTGTAGCTGGAACTGGGAATCCATTCTTTACAACAGATACTGCAGCTACTCTAAGAGCCATAGAGATAGAATCTGAAATGATAATTAAGGCTACTAAAGTAAATGGAGTATATGATAAAGATCCTGCAAAATTTAGTGATGCAATAATGCTTAAAAATATAAGCTATGAACAAGCATTAAAAGACAATATAAAAGTAATGGATGATACTGCAATAGCATTAGCAAAAGATAATTCACTACCAATAGTTGTATGTAATATGTTACTAGAAGGTAATTTATTAAAAATAATACAGAAAGATGAAAATGCAGTGTTTTCAAGAGTTTCAAATTAA
- a CDS encoding NAD(P)H-hydrate dehydratase, whose protein sequence is MKDIFYDSRILDKKAEEHYLINSELLMENAAFGMKNLINKKLKKDSKILLVCGSGDNGADGLALARMLYEKYKIHIIMPLGSKSNLNKIQLKRLNRLNITIMGINDIESLDFDCIVDSLFGVGLRGEISIQIANLIDMLNKKNALKIACDIPSGIDRDGNLQSYIAFKAHYTLSMGALKVSLFSDVAKDFVGKIKIVPLGIGYNDYKKDSNIKLLEKCDFKPPYRDMQNCHKGIFGHLNVFLGEKEGAAIISSLAAFRSGAGLVSVISDKNINLPHEIMQQDSISHNVTAILLGMGYGRTNEILKELFLNINIPILLDADIFYHKDFKKLADTMQNIILTPHPKEFLKILEILCSEKIDMESLLKNKIDYAMKFSQNYPNITLLLKGANQIIAQNGTIYINPLGTNILAKGGSGDCLAGIIGGLLAQGYTTLQSCIQGSMLQALISKKLSKKYANFSISPLDLINQLRYIKHK, encoded by the coding sequence ATGAAAGATATTTTCTATGATAGTAGAATCTTAGATAAAAAAGCAGAAGAGCATTACTTAATAAATAGCGAATTATTAATGGAAAATGCCGCATTTGGCATGAAAAATCTAATTAACAAAAAACTAAAAAAAGATTCAAAAATCCTTCTAGTATGTGGCAGTGGTGATAATGGTGCTGATGGTTTAGCACTAGCAAGAATGCTATATGAAAAATACAAAATACACATAATAATGCCACTTGGGAGCAAAAGCAACCTAAATAAGATTCAACTAAAAAGGCTAAATAGATTAAATATAACCATAATGGGTATAAATGACATTGAATCTTTAGACTTTGATTGCATTGTAGATTCTCTATTTGGAGTTGGGCTTAGAGGTGAGATAAGCATACAAATAGCAAATCTGATAGATATGCTAAATAAAAAAAACGCACTAAAGATAGCATGTGATATACCAAGCGGTATTGATAGAGATGGGAATTTACAATCATATATAGCCTTTAAGGCACATTATACTTTGAGTATGGGAGCATTAAAAGTGTCTCTATTTAGCGATGTTGCTAAAGATTTTGTAGGCAAGATAAAAATAGTTCCACTTGGAATTGGCTATAACGATTATAAAAAAGATTCAAATATAAAGCTTTTAGAAAAGTGCGACTTTAAGCCTCCATATAGAGATATGCAAAATTGCCATAAAGGAATCTTTGGACATTTAAATGTATTTTTAGGAGAAAAAGAAGGTGCAGCAATAATTTCCTCTCTAGCAGCCTTTAGAAGTGGAGCTGGGCTTGTTAGCGTGATTTCTGACAAAAACATAAATCTCCCACATGAGATAATGCAACAAGATTCAATATCACACAATGTAACTGCAATACTCTTAGGTATGGGATATGGCAGAACAAACGAGATTTTAAAAGAACTATTTTTAAATATAAATATTCCAATTTTGCTAGATGCAGATATTTTCTATCATAAAGATTTTAAAAAACTAGCAGATACAATGCAAAACATCATTCTAACTCCACACCCAAAGGAATTCTTAAAAATTCTAGAGATTCTTTGTAGTGAAAAAATAGACATGGAATCTCTTTTGAAAAATAAAATAGACTATGCAATGAAATTTAGCCAAAATTACCCAAATATAACTCTGCTGCTAAAAGGTGCTAACCAAATAATCGCACAAAATGGAACTATATATATAAATCCACTTGGGACAAATATATTAGCAAAAGGTGGTAGTGGAGATTGCTTAGCTGGGATTATAGGAGGATTATTAGCTCAAGGATATACGACATTACAATCTTGCATTCAAGGAAGTATGCTTCAAGCATTAATATCAAAAAAACTAAGCAAAAAATATGCAAACTTCTCTATAAGCCCACTTGATTTAATAAATCAATTAAGATACATTAAGCACAAATAA
- a CDS encoding DNA-directed RNA polymerase subunit omega has product MRIEQIASKALERVNYDRYLLSNILFARIDELSKGAKPLVNKDVKVDKLSDIALLEVAEGKIGLDKIEEIQY; this is encoded by the coding sequence ATGAGAATAGAACAAATTGCATCAAAAGCATTAGAAAGAGTAAATTACGATAGATACTTATTATCAAATATATTATTTGCAAGAATTGATGAGCTAAGCAAAGGTGCAAAGCCTCTTGTAAATAAAGATGTAAAGGTTGATAAATTATCTGACATTGCTTTATTGGAAGTTGCAGAAGGTAAAATAGGTTTAGATAAGATAGAAGAGATTCAGTATTAA
- a CDS encoding superoxide dismutase: MFKLRELPFSEIKDFISKETCEFHYGKHHQTYVNNLNNLVKGTEFENASLFEILTKSQGGIFNNAAQIYNHDFYWDCVSPESTSLSDELESDIDSSFGSFDKFKETFLQSATTLFGSGWCWVVYNPSSKKLEIKQTSNAQTPVTDGLIPILVVDVWEHAYYVDYRNARPNYLEKFFSHINWEFVSKALEWAKKEGMGSVEFYIKSLHS; the protein is encoded by the coding sequence ATGTTTAAATTAAGAGAATTACCTTTTAGTGAAATTAAAGATTTTATAAGCAAAGAAACCTGTGAGTTCCATTATGGCAAACATCATCAAACATACGTAAACAATCTAAACAACTTAGTAAAAGGTACAGAATTTGAAAATGCGTCATTATTTGAGATTCTAACAAAATCACAAGGCGGAATCTTCAATAACGCAGCACAAATTTACAACCATGACTTTTACTGGGATTGTGTATCACCTGAATCTACAAGCTTAAGCGATGAGTTAGAAAGTGATATAGATTCAAGTTTTGGTAGCTTTGATAAGTTTAAAGAAACATTTTTACAATCTGCTACAACTTTATTTGGTTCTGGTTGGTGCTGGGTGGTATATAATCCATCATCAAAAAAACTAGAAATAAAACAAACAAGCAATGCACAAACACCAGTTACAGATGGACTGATACCAATTTTAGTAGTAGATGTATGGGAGCATGCATACTATGTAGATTATAGAAATGCTAGACCAAATTACTTAGAGAAATTCTTCTCTCATATTAATTGGGAGTTTGTATCAAAAGCACTAGAATGGGCAAAAAAAGAAGGTATGGGCTCTGTTGAATTCTATATTAAATCTTTACATTCTTAA
- a CDS encoding thiazole synthase, with amino-acid sequence MNDNLVIANKTFKSRLIVGSGKYKDFKTTYEATMESGAEMITVAVRRVNITNKNEENLLDYFKNSNVEFLPNSAGCVNANEAITLFRLTKEATGINFIKLEIIGDTQKTLYPDAIETLKACEILAKEGFIVLAYTNDDPVIAKRLEECGASAVMPLAAPIGSGLGIQNKYNISFIKEAIKIPVIVDAGVGCASDASIAMELGADAVLTNTAIAQAKNPILMARAMKNAVIAGRDSFLAGRIPKKPYATASSPTEGMLEFEK; translated from the coding sequence ATGAATGATAACTTAGTAATAGCAAACAAAACTTTCAAAAGCAGACTAATAGTGGGAAGCGGTAAATACAAAGACTTCAAAACAACTTATGAAGCAACAATGGAATCTGGTGCAGAAATGATAACCGTTGCTGTAAGAAGAGTAAATATCACAAACAAAAATGAAGAAAATTTACTTGATTATTTTAAAAATAGCAATGTAGAATTTTTACCAAATTCCGCTGGTTGTGTGAATGCAAATGAAGCTATAACACTCTTTAGACTTACAAAAGAAGCAACTGGAATTAATTTTATAAAGCTAGAAATAATAGGAGACACACAAAAAACGCTATACCCTGATGCAATAGAAACTCTAAAAGCATGTGAGATTCTAGCCAAAGAAGGATTCATCGTTCTTGCATATACAAATGATGACCCCGTAATTGCAAAGAGATTAGAAGAATGTGGTGCTAGTGCGGTAATGCCTCTTGCAGCACCAATTGGAAGTGGGCTTGGAATCCAAAATAAATACAACATATCTTTCATTAAAGAAGCCATTAAGATTCCTGTAATTGTCGATGCTGGTGTTGGTTGTGCTTCTGATGCCTCTATTGCTATGGAACTTGGTGCCGATGCCGTTCTTACAAATACAGCAATAGCACAAGCTAAAAATCCAATACTTATGGCAAGAGCAATGAAAAATGCAGTCATCGCTGGAAGAGATAGCTTCCTTGCAGGAAGAATCCCTAAAAAACCATATGCAACTGCAAGCTCACCAACTGAAGGTATGCTAGAGTTTGAAAAATAA
- a CDS encoding RelA/SpoT family protein → MEFFREVSQISSPQKAISFLESITEITPRIKNAIEFATEAHKNQKRQSGDPYITHPLLVSCIVAHFGGDEVMICAALLHDVVEDTEYTLEEVRSNYGDDVASLVDGLTKIVAIRAEELSPSHTNEKLVISALSFRKMLITSIKDVRVLIVKLCDRMHNMLTLEYMPKNKRLRISEETLVVYAPIAHRLGISTLKNELEDRSFYYIFPEVYRKIDKYFLDNKQTIRLKLNAFIQKVKKSIIQGGVPEGDFSVSSRIKRHYSIYLKMQRKGISIDEVLDLLAIRVIVKEPLDCYRVFGILHLAFKPIMSRFKDYIALPKENGYQTIHTTLFDNSAIFEVQIRTEDMHKSAEYGIAAHWKYKTGGNSQPSLDWLNKLQFKNDSVEEFYELVKNDLYSDDIVVFSPDGDDYSLPIGAVVLDFAYAVHTEVGNKAKEAYVNNQKTSLLTTLKSGDIVKIITAKETILRCSWIDAVKTSRAKSQLKANCALRIKEIEKKSAINIIATIFDKSANEIEQYVKDNELDEIIPRASRDIALLKDIKNRVKNSYQKEAGFLTQLKFRILKLKELHFDNIVLHTNHTISQAVFDYCCHPKFGDDIVALKVGTKAFIHHRMCDRAYLEIQKGVKMLYVGWLGDKIQTYKLIVALENRKGILANFLQFLAKNDINVLSIELGSQKNTYATHCEIKFECMSLGLKEIKQILSNQYKIIDIHALKDAYAN, encoded by the coding sequence GTGGAGTTTTTTAGAGAAGTTTCTCAAATTTCTAGTCCTCAAAAGGCTATTAGCTTTTTGGAGAGTATTACGGAGATAACGCCTAGAATCAAAAATGCAATAGAGTTCGCCACAGAAGCTCATAAGAATCAAAAAAGACAAAGTGGCGATCCATATATCACTCACCCATTACTTGTGTCTTGCATTGTGGCTCATTTTGGTGGTGATGAAGTGATGATATGTGCTGCATTATTGCATGATGTGGTGGAGGATACTGAATATACTTTAGAAGAGGTTAGAAGTAATTATGGAGATGATGTTGCTTCTTTGGTTGATGGACTAACTAAAATCGTAGCTATTAGAGCAGAGGAGTTATCTCCTTCTCATACAAATGAAAAGCTAGTAATATCCGCACTTAGCTTTAGAAAAATGCTAATTACTTCCATAAAAGATGTTAGGGTATTAATTGTTAAGCTATGCGATAGAATGCATAATATGCTAACTTTAGAATATATGCCCAAAAACAAACGGCTAAGAATCTCTGAAGAAACTCTAGTTGTATATGCACCAATAGCACATAGACTTGGGATTTCTACATTAAAAAACGAGTTAGAAGATAGAAGTTTTTATTATATTTTCCCTGAAGTTTATAGAAAGATAGATAAATATTTTTTAGATAACAAACAAACAATAAGACTGAAGTTAAATGCTTTCATACAAAAGGTAAAAAAAAGCATAATACAAGGCGGTGTGCCAGAAGGTGATTTTTCAGTATCTAGCAGGATTAAGAGGCATTATTCTATATATCTAAAAATGCAAAGAAAAGGAATTTCAATCGATGAGGTTTTGGATTTACTTGCAATTAGAGTTATAGTTAAAGAGCCACTTGATTGTTATAGGGTATTTGGTATTTTGCATTTAGCATTTAAGCCAATAATGTCAAGATTCAAAGATTATATAGCATTGCCAAAGGAGAATGGTTATCAGACGATACACACAACTTTATTTGATAATTCTGCTATTTTTGAAGTGCAAATAAGAACAGAAGATATGCATAAAAGTGCAGAATATGGAATTGCAGCACATTGGAAATATAAAACAGGAGGGAATAGTCAGCCAAGCCTTGATTGGCTAAATAAGTTGCAGTTTAAAAACGATTCTGTTGAGGAGTTTTACGAGCTTGTAAAAAATGACTTATATAGTGATGATATAGTTGTTTTCTCACCAGATGGTGATGATTATTCTTTGCCTATTGGTGCTGTTGTGCTTGATTTTGCCTATGCTGTGCATACTGAAGTTGGAAATAAGGCAAAAGAAGCATATGTAAATAACCAAAAAACTTCACTTCTTACTACTCTAAAGAGTGGTGATATAGTAAAGATAATCACTGCAAAAGAGACGATTCTTAGATGTTCATGGATTGATGCTGTGAAAACTTCAAGGGCAAAAAGTCAGCTTAAAGCAAATTGTGCTTTAAGAATTAAAGAGATAGAGAAGAAAAGTGCTATAAATATCATTGCTACGATTTTTGATAAAAGTGCAAATGAGATAGAACAATATGTAAAAGATAATGAACTAGATGAGATTATTCCTAGAGCCTCAAGGGATATTGCACTTCTAAAAGATATAAAAAATAGAGTAAAAAATAGCTATCAAAAAGAGGCAGGATTCCTAACGCAGCTTAAGTTTAGAATCTTAAAACTAAAAGAATTGCATTTTGATAATATTGTCTTGCATACGAATCATACGATAAGTCAAGCAGTTTTTGACTATTGTTGTCACCCAAAGTTTGGAGATGATATTGTTGCTTTAAAAGTTGGCACAAAAGCTTTTATACACCACAGAATGTGCGATAGGGCGTATTTAGAAATACAAAAAGGCGTAAAAATGCTCTATGTCGGGTGGCTTGGGGATAAGATTCAAACATATAAATTGATAGTTGCATTAGAAAACCGCAAAGGAATCTTGGCAAATTTCTTGCAATTTCTAGCAAAAAATGACATTAATGTGTTATCAATCGAGCTTGGTTCGCAAAAAAATACATATGCTACGCATTGTGAGATAAAGTTTGAGTGTATGTCATTGGGATTAAAGGAGATTAAGCAGATATTATCAAATCAATACAAAATAATAGACATACATGCATTAAAAGATGCATATGCTAATTAA